Proteins found in one Armatimonadota bacterium genomic segment:
- a CDS encoding pyridoxal-phosphate dependent enzyme — protein MRRLGLEREIVDPQVYAHAVERFREAKILLPTFAQLADPARIPAGIRTALADVDPDAPHPLNLFRVHWYNGADRRQSVSLPDHLILPPVLTGVEARIVIALGDRFPMIRAHKVLAAYGCLAPRIITGQFDPTAHRAVWPSTGNYARGGVAISRIMGCRGIAVLPEGMSRERFTWLERWVADPADIIRTPGTESNVKEIYDKCHELSRDPQNIIFNQFSEFGNHLIHYLVTGRALGHLFESLQRRSPALRLQAFVAASGSAGTLGAGDYLKEHYGARIVAAEALECPTMLYNGFGEHNIQGIGDKHIPLIHNVLNTDVVLAVSDRSTDRLDVLFNTPVGQEYLATRGVPQEVLQHLSALGLSSICNVVAAIKTAKHFRLGPDDVIVTVATDGAAMYGSEREKALRRYFPRGFDMVAAGETFGECLLGVGVDHLRECDQTERNRIFNLGYFTWVEQQGVSLEEFEARREQRFWQQMRQILPIWDGMIEEFNGRTRAAEAL, from the coding sequence ATGCGCAGGCTGGGACTGGAACGGGAGATCGTGGATCCGCAGGTCTACGCCCATGCGGTGGAGCGGTTCCGGGAGGCGAAGATCCTGCTGCCCACCTTCGCCCAGCTGGCCGACCCCGCGCGAATTCCGGCCGGCATCCGCACTGCCCTGGCGGATGTGGACCCCGACGCACCCCACCCGCTGAACCTCTTCCGCGTCCACTGGTACAACGGGGCCGACCGCCGCCAGTCGGTCTCCCTGCCCGACCACCTGATCCTCCCCCCGGTGCTCACCGGGGTGGAGGCGCGCATCGTCATAGCCCTGGGCGACCGTTTTCCCATGATCCGGGCGCACAAGGTGCTGGCGGCCTATGGCTGCCTGGCGCCGCGGATCATCACCGGGCAGTTCGACCCCACAGCACACCGGGCGGTCTGGCCCTCCACCGGCAACTACGCCCGCGGCGGGGTGGCCATCTCCCGCATCATGGGCTGCCGCGGTATCGCTGTGCTCCCCGAGGGGATGAGCCGGGAGCGCTTCACCTGGCTGGAACGGTGGGTGGCCGACCCCGCGGACATCATCCGTACCCCGGGCACGGAGAGCAACGTCAAGGAGATCTACGACAAGTGCCACGAACTGTCGCGCGACCCGCAAAACATCATCTTCAATCAGTTCTCCGAGTTCGGCAACCATCTCATCCACTACCTGGTAACCGGGCGGGCCCTGGGCCACCTCTTCGAGAGCCTGCAGCGCCGGTCACCGGCACTGCGCCTGCAGGCCTTCGTGGCTGCCTCGGGCTCGGCGGGCACCCTGGGGGCGGGAGATTACCTCAAGGAGCACTACGGCGCGCGCATCGTGGCGGCGGAGGCTCTGGAGTGTCCCACAATGCTGTACAACGGCTTCGGCGAGCACAACATCCAGGGGATCGGCGACAAGCACATCCCCCTGATCCACAACGTGCTGAACACCGACGTGGTGCTGGCGGTCTCCGACCGCAGCACCGACCGCCTGGACGTGCTGTTCAATACCCCGGTGGGACAGGAGTACCTGGCCACCCGCGGCGTGCCGCAGGAGGTCCTGCAGCATCTGTCGGCTCTGGGGTTGTCCAGCATCTGCAACGTAGTGGCGGCCATCAAGACGGCCAAGCACTTCCGCCTGGGTCCGGACGATGTCATCGTCACCGTGGCCACCGACGGTGCAGCCATGTACGGCAGCGAGCGGGAGAAGGCCCTACGCCGTTACTTCCCCCGCGGCTTCGACATGGTGGCGGCCGGGGAGACGTTTGGGGAGTGCCTGCTTGGCGTCGGTGTGGACCACCTGCGGGAGTGTGATCAGACCGAGCGCAACCGTATCTTCAACCTGGGCTACTTCACCTGGGTGGAGCAGCAGGGCGTCTCTCTGGAGGAGTTCGAAGCCCGCCGGGAGCAGCGCTTCTGGCAGCAGATGCGGCAGATTCTCCCTATCTGGGACGGGATGATTGAGGAGTTCAACGGCCGCACCCGGGCCGCGGAGGCGCTGTGA